The Planctomycetaceae bacterium genome segment CAATGTGTTTTTATGCACGCGAGAGTAAGTACCATTTTGTGAACTGGACTCATATACCACAAACTCCAAAGTTACCGACTGTGTAATATTTAAATACGCCGAAATGCTCGTCAAAGTGCAGCTTTGGGTACATTGAAAAAAGTTAACATTCAGCCATTCGGCCCCATACTGATCTGAATAAGTTGTTCCTCCTAACGTATCAGAATTACTAACAATGTTTTTTGCCAAAATAACGTTACCTGGTAAAGTATAGACATCAACACTGGTTTGTACATCACTGGCAAAATCACTACTGTTGGTCTGCAGCCAAGTTTCCAAATCCGGCAGACTCCGAGCCTTCGCTCTATACCAATATTTCTGCCCTAAAGTCAGGTCGCAAAATTCGTAATCCGTATCTATGACCCAACCACTACTCTCAAGAATACTGTTAAAAGACGAATCTTCCGCACACTCTGCAAGATACTCATCTGCACCGCCAACATTACCCCAATTCACTTGATTGCATGTGCCTCTGGTCAAATTAGGTTCTGTTTGTAAAGCAGGTGTGGTGAGTCCATAAACTACCGAAAGACTAATTAACGCAAAGCATAAAACATGTGTCCAAACGAGGTGATACATTCTTTTCATCATCGACTTCCTCCTGCCAAAAAGATTTATCAAATATAGAAGTTTATATATATAGTATAAAATCCACTATCTATATCGCCAAAACTGTGAGTGTACAAACTTTTATCTAAAAATCAATATTTTTCCTTTCCCTTCAACTATATCAGCATTTATAAACAAAAAAGGGCATTTCCATAAAGGAAAAGCCCTTTCGAATTTAGAAAATCTTGAAACTTAATAATATTTTAGCCAAGTGTTCAAACACCACTTGTCATTCCCGCGCAGGCGGGAATCCAGCGTAAAAAAGCCGTTGCCGAAGGCAACTTTCCGCTTTTCTACATTCGACTAAAATGTTACGAAACTTATATAACGCCCTGTGCGAGCATTGAATCAGCGACTTTCACAAAGCCGGCGATATTTGCGCCAACGATGTAATTGCCTTTCTGGCCGTACTTTTCAGCAGCGCCGCTGATATTCTTGAAGATATTGACCATAATATTCTTCAATTCAGCGTCTGCACGTTCAAACGTCCATGCGTATCTCTGGCTGTTCTGTGCCATTTCCAGACCCGATACCGCAACGCCGCCTGCGTTTGCCGCTTTGCCCGGCAGGAATCCGACTTTACTTTCAATGAAAATGTCTGCGCCTTCCGGTGTAGTAGGCATATTCGCGCCTTCAGCAACAACCTGACAGCCGTTCTTTACCAGAATCTTTGCACTTGCGCCGTCGAGTTCGTTCTGCGTTGCACACGGAAGAGCGACATCGCATTTTACAGTCCAGATGCCGTTGCAGCCTTCGGTGTACTTTGCGCTCTTGTGAATCGAGCAATATTCCTTAATTCTCTTTCTTTCAACTTCTTTAATCTGTTTTACTGTATCGAGCTTGATTCCCTGCGGATCATAGATGAAACCGTTTGAATCGCTCATCGCCACAACTTTGCCGCCGAGTTGCTGAACTTTTTCAGTTGCGTAAATCGCGACGTTACCCGAACCGCTGACGACAACAGTCTTGCCGTTGAAGCTGCCGCCTTTTTCCTTCAGCCATTCATCAACGATATAAACCAGACCGTAACCTGTCGCTTCAGTTCTAACCAAGCTGCCGCCCCATTGCAGGCCTTTGCCTGTAAGAACGCCGACGAATTCGTTGCGAATTCTCTTATACTGGCCGAACATATAACCGACTTCACGACCGCCGACGCCGATATCGCCTGCCGGCACGTCAGTATCTGCGCCGATATGTTTGCAAAGCTCTGTCATAAAGCTCTGGCAGAAACGCATAACTTCATTATCGCTTTTGCCTTTCGGGTCAAAATCGCTGCCGCCTTTGCCGCCGCCCATCATCAAACCGGTGAGTGAATTTTTGAAAATCTGCTCGAAGCCGAGGAATTTAATAATTCCCAGGTAAACGCTTGGATGGAAACGGATGCCGCCCTTGTATGGTCCGATTGCACTGTTGAACTGAACACGGAAGCCTCTGTTGACCTGTACTTTGCCTGCATCGTCAATCCACGGAACTCTGAACATCAGAACTCTTTCCGGCTCAACGATTCTTTCAAGAATCCTCGCATCGACGTATTTTTGATTATCGTCGAGCACAGGAACCAAACTTTCGAGAACCTCTTTTACTGCCTGGTGAAATTCAGTCTCACCCGGATTACGCTTGAGCACCTGCTCATAAACACTCTCAATTACTTTTTTAGATGACATTTTGGGTACCTCCATAGAAATAAGGGTTTTTTCTTGCTATTTCAATAAAATATGTTAATAATGCTCTTCACTGAAATTTGGCAAAAACAAGCTGTTTAAGCTGATTTTAGGCCTAAAAAACTGAAAAATCCAATTTTAAATGATTATATCTTGTATAAGTACAGCTTATAATAGGCACAAAAACAGGCGATATTAACCCTTACATTGAGGAAAAAATGAAGCCGAATGAAAGATTAAGCACAGGTTTGCCGGGATTCGACAAGATAATCAAACAGGTACTGCCGGGCGACAACATTGTTTGGCAGGTTGACAGCATCGAGGATTTTTTGCCGTTCGTCAAAGCATATTGCAAAAACGCGCTCGGCAGCGGATGGGAACTTGTATATTTTCGCTTCGGCAGCCACGCCCCTTTCGTAACCGCCGAGGAAGGTGCAAATGTAATTGAGCTTGACCCGAATCTCGGATTTGAGACGTTCACATCGAAAGTACACACCGTAATAAATCAGTTCGGCAAGGGACATTATTATCTTTTCGATTGCCTAAGCGAACTGACGTCAGCATGGTGCAACGACAGAATGCTGGGCAATTTCTTTATGCAGGTCTGTCCTTATCTTTA includes the following:
- the gdhA gene encoding NADP-specific glutamate dehydrogenase encodes the protein MSSKKVIESVYEQVLKRNPGETEFHQAVKEVLESLVPVLDDNQKYVDARILERIVEPERVLMFRVPWIDDAGKVQVNRGFRVQFNSAIGPYKGGIRFHPSVYLGIIKFLGFEQIFKNSLTGLMMGGGKGGSDFDPKGKSDNEVMRFCQSFMTELCKHIGADTDVPAGDIGVGGREVGYMFGQYKRIRNEFVGVLTGKGLQWGGSLVRTEATGYGLVYIVDEWLKEKGGSFNGKTVVVSGSGNVAIYATEKVQQLGGKVVAMSDSNGFIYDPQGIKLDTVKQIKEVERKRIKEYCSIHKSAKYTEGCNGIWTVKCDVALPCATQNELDGASAKILVKNGCQVVAEGANMPTTPEGADIFIESKVGFLPGKAANAGGVAVSGLEMAQNSQRYAWTFERADAELKNIMVNIFKNISGAAEKYGQKGNYIVGANIAGFVKVADSMLAQGVI